A single region of the Podospora pseudopauciseta strain CBS 411.78 chromosome 1, whole genome shotgun sequence genome encodes:
- the RPT1 gene encoding 26S proteasome regulatory subunit 7 (EggNog:ENOG503NVNZ; COG:O): MPSATGANWEKYQKKFGDDEIEEKKITPLTDEDIQVLKTYGAAPYGSAIKKLEQQIKEKQQSVDDKIGVKESDTGLAPPHLWDIAADRQRMSEEQPLQVARCTKIIQDDKDEAKSKYVINVKQIAKFVVNLGERVSPTDIEEGMRVGVDRNKYQILLPLPPKIDASVTMMTVEEKPDVTYGDVGGCKEQVEKLREVVEMPLLSPERFGNLGIDPPKGALLYGPPGTGKTLCARAVANRTDATFIRVIGSELVQKYVGEGARMVRELFEMARTKKACIIFFDEIDAIGGARFDDGAGGDNEVQRTMLELITQLDGFDARGNIKVMFATNRPSTLDPALMRPGRIDRKIEFALPDLEGRANILRIHAKSMSVERDIRWELISRLCPNATGAELRSVCTEAGMFAIRARRKVATEKDFLDAVDKVIKGNHKFNSTAAYAQYN; the protein is encoded by the exons ATG CCTTCTGCCACAGGTGCCAACTGGGAAAAGTACCAAAAGAAATTCGGCGATGACGAGatagaagagaagaagatcaCGCCCCTCACCGATGA AGATATCCAGGTTCTCAAGACCTATGGTGCCGCGCCATATGGTTccgccatcaagaagctAGAGCAGCAAATAaaggagaagcagcagaGCGTGGATGACAAGATTGGTGTCAAG GAATCAGATACCGGTCTCGCACCACCTCACCTTTGGGATATCGCCGCCGATCGTCAACGAATGTCCGAGGAGCAACCTCTTCAGGTAGCGAGATGCACCAAGATTATTCAGGACGACAAGGACGAGGCGAAGTCGAAATATGTCATCAACGTCAAGCAGATAGCAAAGTTTGTCGTGAATCTCGGCGAGCGCGTCAGTCCAACGGATATCGAAGAGGGAATGCGGGTGGGTGTCGACAGAAACAAGTACCAGATCCTTCTCCCACTGCCGCCCAAGATCGACGCCAGTGTCACCATGATGACGGTCGAAGAGAAGCCCGATGTTACATACGGCGATGTTGGTGGTTGCAAGGAGCAGGTGGAAAAGCTCCGCGAGGTTGTCGAGATGCCCCTGCTTTCGCCCGAACGGTTCGGCAACTTGGGCATTGATCCCCCCAAGGGTGCCCTTCTTTACGGCCCTCCCGGTACCGGCAAGACCCTCTGCGCTCGTGCGGTAGCCAACCGAACAGACGCCACCTTCATCCGTGTGATTGGATCCGAGTTGGTTCAAAAGTacgttggtgagggtgccaGGATGGTGCGTGAGCTGTTTGAGATGGCGCGGACGAAGAAGGCCTGCATTATCTTCTTTGACGAGATTGACGCCATTGGTGGTGCTCGTTTTGATGACGGTGCGGGCGGTGACAATGAAGTCCAGAGAACCATGCTGGAGCTCATTACTCAACTGGACGGTTTCGACGCTAGAGGCAACATCAAAGTCATGTTTGCCACCAACAGACCTTCGACTCTTGACCCTGCTCTTATGAGACCGGGTCGTATCGACCGCAAGATTGAGTTTGCTCTTCCCGATCTCGAGGGCCGGGCCAACATTCTGAGGATTCACGCCAAGAGCATGTCGGTGGAGAGGGACATCAGATGGGAACTCATCTCGCGGTTGTGCCCCAATGCTACGGGTGCTGAGTTGCGCAGTGTGTGCACGGAGGCGGGCATGTTTGCTATCCgcgcgaggaggaaggtggcgACCGAGAAGGACTTCTTGGATGCGGTGGACAAGGTGATCAAGGGTAACCACAAGTTTAACTCTACTGCGGCTTATGCGCAGTATAACTAA
- a CDS encoding hypothetical protein (EggNog:ENOG503P71U): MSLPFAIFCRPATLPPHLLRLHQQEQACLMAKGNNNMPSIAQETTNTSSPSSVPCKKRRRDDDRDNSTQQFTFSHHHHNIYPDNYHHYHHGSSSSSSSNLSPLATTTRKMIPLSSKRQRMTSVDIELDPKRQHDITSKFHQKEEETLPAKPRPNLASKTSLLTPCHICSRKPTKKSDLDSFADCQGCGQRTCYVCIRECLGWSPPSQQPPPPLSLQTEPSFTMIDVDSTEEQQPPPPVESGGWTTKGGGAGHRKMVCSRCCVERGQDGDVVCLGCLPFVEG; the protein is encoded by the exons ATGAGCTTGCCATTTGCCATTTTCTGCCGCCCTGCCACCCTGCCGCCACACCTCCTTCgcctccaccagcaagaGCAAGCGTGTTTAATGGCCAAGGGGAACAACAACATGCCGTCCATCGCCCAAgaaaccaccaacacctcgtccccctcctctgtCCCGTGCAAGAAGCGGAGACGAGACGACGATCGCGATAACAGCACCCAGCAATTCACATT ctcccaccaccaccacaacatctACCCAGACAActaccaccactaccaccatggcagcagcagcagcagcagcagcaacctaTCCCCCCtggcaaccaccaccaggaaAATGATCCCCCTTTCTTCCAAACGCCAACGAATGACCTCAGTCGACATTGAACTTGACCCAAAAAGACAACACGATATCACCAGCAAATTCcaccaaaaagaagaggaaacaCTCCCAGCAAAACCCCGACCAAACCTAGCCAGCAAAACCTCCCTCCTAACCCCCTGCCACATCTGCTCCCGCAAACCAACCAAGAAATCCGACCTGGACAGCTTCGCCGATTGTCAAGGATGTGGTCAGCGGACGTGCTACGTGTGCATAAGGGAGTGTCTTGGTTGGAGTCCACCGTcccagcaaccaccaccaccactatcATTACAGACAGAGCCGTCGTTTACAATGATTGATGTTGATTCTACTGAggagcaacaaccaccaccaccagtagAAAGTGGAGGCTGGACAacaaaagggggtggggCTGGGCACAGGAAGATGGTCTGCAGCAGGTGTTGCGTTGAAAGGGGCcaggatggggatgtggttTGTTTGGGGTGTTTACCATTTGTGGAGGGTTGA
- a CDS encoding hypothetical protein (COG:A; EggNog:ENOG503P3H5) codes for MSRANKLGPEVNRALFVKNLSYNVTPEELFDLFGKYGPIRQVRQGIASNTKGTAFVVYEDVMDAKQACDKLNGYNFQNRYLVVLYHQPDKMVRSKEDLDIRKENLERLKRQHGID; via the exons ATGAGTCGCGCCAACAAACTTGGCCCGGAGGTTAATCG AGCTTTGTTCGTCAAGAATCTAAG CTACAACGTCACTCCTGAGGAGCTGTTCGATCTCTTCGGCAAGTACGGGCCCATTCGCCAGGTCCGCCAGGGCATTGCGAGCAACACCAAGGGCACCGCCTTCGTTGTCTACGAAGATGTTATGGATGCGAAGCAGGCCTGCGACAAACTGAACGGCTACAACTTTCAGAACCGTTATCTCGTTG TATTATACCACCAGCCCGACAAGATGGTCAGGTCAAAAGAGGATTTGGACATCCGCAAGGAGAATCTCGAACGCCTCAAGCGGCAACATGGTATAGATTGA